A DNA window from Pseudomonas resinovorans NBRC 106553 contains the following coding sequences:
- the ftsW gene encoding putative lipid II flippase FtsW codes for MLARLLAAPSPLRSRRGIDIDFPLLAGCLSLLGLGLVMITSASSEVAAAQSGNPLYHMIRHLIYLAIGLGAGLVTLQIPMAFWQKHGAQLMLAAIVLLVLVLLPGIGREINGAKRWIGFGLFNLQPSELAKLFTVMFIAGYMVRRQDEVREKLTGFIKPMLVLGPIAVLLLAEPDFGATVVLVGSCIAMLFLGGINLVRFIPLAGAVLAAGVLVMTSQSYRMQRLTNFVDPWADQYGAGYQLSQALIAFGRGEWFGVGLGNSIQKQFYLPEAHTDFVFAVLAEELGMIGALATVGLFVFVSVRALYIGLWAEKARQYFSAYVAYGLAFLWIGQVLINIGVNVGLLPTKGLTLPFLSYGGSSLVICCVSLALLLRIEWERRTHLGNEEVEFVESDFFDEEVRP; via the coding sequence ACATCGGCCTCGTCGGAAGTCGCCGCGGCGCAATCCGGCAATCCGCTGTACCACATGATCCGCCACCTGATTTACCTGGCGATCGGCCTGGGCGCCGGCCTGGTCACCCTGCAGATCCCCATGGCCTTCTGGCAGAAGCATGGCGCACAGCTGATGCTGGCGGCCATCGTCCTGCTGGTGCTGGTCCTGCTGCCGGGCATCGGCCGCGAGATCAACGGCGCCAAGCGCTGGATCGGCTTCGGCCTGTTCAACCTGCAGCCGTCCGAGCTGGCCAAGCTGTTCACCGTGATGTTCATCGCCGGCTACATGGTGCGCCGTCAGGACGAGGTGCGCGAAAAACTCACCGGCTTCATCAAGCCGATGCTGGTGCTGGGCCCCATCGCCGTGCTGCTGCTGGCCGAGCCGGACTTCGGCGCCACCGTGGTGCTGGTGGGCTCCTGCATCGCCATGCTGTTCCTCGGTGGCATCAACCTGGTGCGCTTCATCCCGCTGGCCGGCGCCGTCCTTGCCGCCGGCGTGCTGGTGATGACCAGCCAGAGCTACCGGATGCAGCGCCTGACCAACTTCGTCGACCCCTGGGCCGACCAGTACGGCGCCGGCTACCAGCTGAGCCAGGCGTTGATCGCCTTCGGTCGCGGCGAGTGGTTCGGGGTTGGCCTGGGCAACAGCATCCAGAAGCAGTTCTACCTGCCGGAAGCCCATACCGACTTCGTCTTCGCCGTGCTGGCCGAGGAGCTGGGGATGATCGGTGCCCTGGCCACCGTCGGCCTGTTCGTCTTCGTCAGCGTCCGCGCACTGTATATCGGCCTCTGGGCCGAGAAGGCCCGTCAGTACTTCTCCGCCTACGTCGCCTATGGCCTGGCCTTCCTCTGGATTGGCCAGGTGCTGATCAACATCGGGGTGAACGTCGGCCTGCTGCCGACCAAGGGCCTGACCCTGCCGTTCCTCAGCTACGGCGGCAGCTCGCTGGTGATCTGCTGCGTCAGCCTGGCGCTGCTGCTGCGTATCGAGTGGGAGCGCCGCACGCACCTGGGCAACGAGGAAGTGGAATTCGTCGAGAGCGATTTCTTCGACGAGGAGGTGCGCCCATGA
- the murG gene encoding undecaprenyldiphospho-muramoylpentapeptide beta-N-acetylglucosaminyltransferase: MSGNVLIMAGGTGGHVFPALACAREFQARGFTVHWLGTPKGIENELVPQAGLPLHLIQVSGLRGKGLKSLLKAPFELLKSLFQARRVVRELNPVCVLGMGGYVTGPGGLAARLSGVPLIIHEQNAVAGTANRSLAPIASRVCEAFPETFGKSDKRRTTGNPVREELFLETPRDTLAGRKPRLLVLGGSLGAEPLNKLLPEALAKVPADLRPEVFHQAGRKHDEITAERYREAAVEAEVAPFIKDMARAYAWADLVICRAGALTVSELAAAGLPSFLVPLPHAIDDHQSRNAEYLAKEGAAVLLPQHSTDAAKLAAQLTEVLMQPEKLKAMGATARRLAKPAATRTVVEICLEVAHG; encoded by the coding sequence ATGAGCGGCAACGTGCTGATCATGGCCGGCGGTACCGGCGGCCACGTGTTCCCGGCCCTGGCCTGCGCCCGCGAGTTCCAGGCGCGGGGCTTCACCGTGCACTGGCTGGGTACGCCCAAGGGCATCGAGAACGAACTGGTTCCCCAGGCCGGCTTGCCGCTGCACCTGATCCAGGTGAGCGGGTTGCGCGGCAAGGGGCTGAAGTCCCTGCTCAAGGCGCCGTTCGAGCTGCTCAAGTCGCTGTTCCAGGCGCGTCGCGTGGTGCGTGAGCTGAATCCGGTCTGCGTGCTGGGCATGGGTGGCTACGTCACCGGCCCCGGCGGCCTGGCCGCGCGCCTGTCCGGCGTGCCGCTGATCATCCATGAGCAGAACGCCGTCGCCGGCACCGCCAACCGCAGCCTGGCGCCGATCGCCAGCCGCGTGTGCGAGGCCTTCCCCGAGACCTTCGGGAAAAGCGACAAACGGCGCACCACCGGCAACCCGGTACGCGAGGAGCTGTTCCTGGAGACCCCGCGCGACACCCTGGCCGGCCGCAAGCCGCGCCTGCTGGTGCTGGGTGGCAGCCTGGGCGCCGAGCCCCTGAACAAATTGCTGCCCGAAGCCCTGGCCAAGGTGCCTGCGGACCTGCGTCCGGAGGTGTTCCACCAGGCCGGTCGCAAGCATGACGAGATCACTGCGGAGCGTTATCGCGAAGCCGCGGTCGAAGCCGAGGTCGCACCCTTCATCAAGGACATGGCCCGTGCCTATGCCTGGGCCGACCTGGTCATCTGCCGTGCCGGCGCCCTGACCGTGAGCGAACTGGCGGCCGCCGGCCTGCCCTCGTTCCTGGTGCCGCTGCCCCATGCGATCGACGACCACCAGTCGCGCAATGCCGAATATCTGGCGAAGGAGGGCGCGGCTGTCCTTCTTCCGCAACATTCCACTGACGCGGCCAAGCTGGCCGCTCAGCTGACCGAGGTACTGATGCAGCCCGAAAAACTCAAGGCCATGGGCGCTACCGCCCGCCGTCTGGCCAAGCCCGCCGCCACCCGTACCGTGGTCGAGATCTGCCTGGAGGTGGCCCATGGTTGA
- the murC gene encoding UDP-N-acetylmuramate--L-alanine ligase, with protein sequence MVESQKAMPQPEMRRIRRIHFVGIGGVGMCGIAEVLLNLGYRVSGSDLKASAVTERLEMFGAQIFIGHRAENAEHADVLVVSSAVNKSNPEVAVALERRIPVVPRAEMLAELMRYRHGIAVAGTHGKTTTTSLIASVFAAGGLDPTFVIGGRLNAAGTNAQLGTSRYLVAEADESDASFLHLQPMVAVVTNIDADHMSTYEGDFNRLKKTFVEFLHNLPFYGLAVLCVDDPVVREILPQVARPTVTYGFSEDADVRAINVRQEGMRTWFTVLRRDREPLDVSVNMPGNHNVLNSLATIAIASDEGISDEAIVQGLSGFQGVGRRFQVYGELPVDGGSVMLVDDYGHHPREVAAVVKAVRGGWPERRLVMVYQPHRYSRTRDLYDDFVQVLGEANVLLLMEVYPAGEEPIPGADSRQLCHSIRQRGQLDPIYIERGVDLAPLVKPLLRAGDILLCQGAGDIGALAPQLIQNPLFGGQSGDSAKRKNK encoded by the coding sequence ATGGTTGAGAGCCAGAAAGCCATGCCCCAGCCCGAGATGCGCCGTATCCGCCGTATCCACTTCGTCGGCATCGGCGGTGTGGGCATGTGCGGGATCGCCGAAGTGCTGCTGAACCTGGGCTACCGGGTGTCCGGCTCCGACCTCAAGGCCTCGGCGGTGACCGAGCGCCTGGAAATGTTCGGCGCACAGATCTTCATCGGCCACCGCGCCGAGAACGCCGAGCACGCCGACGTGCTGGTGGTGTCCAGCGCGGTGAACAAGTCCAACCCCGAGGTGGCGGTCGCCCTGGAGCGCCGCATCCCGGTGGTGCCGCGCGCCGAGATGCTCGCCGAGCTGATGCGCTACCGCCACGGCATCGCCGTGGCCGGCACCCACGGCAAGACCACCACCACCAGCCTGATCGCCTCGGTCTTCGCCGCCGGCGGCCTGGACCCGACCTTCGTCATCGGTGGCCGCCTGAACGCCGCCGGCACCAATGCGCAGTTGGGCACCAGCCGTTACCTGGTGGCCGAGGCCGACGAGAGCGACGCCAGCTTCCTGCACCTGCAGCCGATGGTGGCCGTGGTCACCAATATCGACGCCGACCACATGAGCACCTACGAAGGTGACTTCAATCGGCTGAAGAAAACTTTCGTGGAGTTCCTCCACAACCTGCCGTTCTACGGCCTGGCCGTGCTCTGCGTGGATGACCCGGTGGTCCGCGAGATCCTCCCCCAGGTGGCCCGTCCCACGGTCACCTACGGCTTCTCCGAAGACGCCGACGTGCGCGCCATCAACGTGCGCCAGGAAGGCATGCGCACCTGGTTCACCGTGCTGCGCCGCGACCGCGAGCCGCTGGATGTCTCGGTGAACATGCCGGGCAACCACAACGTGCTGAACTCCCTGGCCACCATCGCCATCGCCAGCGACGAGGGCATCAGCGACGAAGCCATCGTCCAGGGCCTGTCGGGCTTCCAGGGCGTCGGCCGGCGCTTCCAGGTCTACGGTGAGCTGCCGGTCGACGGCGGCAGCGTGATGCTGGTGGACGACTACGGCCACCATCCCCGTGAAGTCGCCGCGGTGGTCAAGGCCGTGCGTGGCGGTTGGCCGGAGCGCCGCCTGGTGATGGTCTACCAACCGCACCGCTACAGCCGTACCCGCGACCTCTACGACGATTTCGTGCAGGTGCTGGGCGAAGCCAACGTACTGCTGCTGATGGAGGTCTACCCGGCCGGCGAAGAGCCGATTCCCGGTGCCGACAGCCGCCAGCTGTGCCACAGCATTCGTCAGCGCGGCCAGCTGGACCCGATCTACATCGAGCGCGGCGTCGACCTGGCTCCGCTGGTCAAGCCACTGCTGCGTGCCGGCGACATCCTGCTCTGCCAGGGTGCCGGCGATATTGGCGCCTTGGCCCCGCAACTGATTCAGAACCCGCTGTTCGGCGGTCAGTCCGGTGACTCCGCCAAGAGGAAGAACAAATGA
- a CDS encoding D-alanine--D-alanine ligase, producing MSAQRQPNLEPAAFGRVAVLYGGKSAEREVSLKSGAMVLQSLQAAGVDAFGIDVGDDLLQRLQAEKIDRAFIILHGRGGEDGSMQGLLECLDIPYTGSGILASALAMDKLRTKQLWISLGLPTPRHAVLASEQDCRQAAAELGFPLIVKPAHEGSSIGMAKVEGVEALIQAWQGAAVYDSQVLVEQWIQGPEFTVAWLRGEVLPPIRLGTPHTFYDYDAKYLASDTRYQIPCGLDADKEEELKQLTARACETLGIQGWARADVMQDAEGRFWLLEVNTAPGMTDHSLVPMAARAAGLDFQQLVLAILTDSVQARG from the coding sequence ATGAGCGCGCAACGCCAACCCAACCTCGAGCCGGCCGCCTTCGGTCGCGTCGCCGTGCTCTACGGCGGCAAGAGCGCCGAGCGCGAGGTCTCCCTCAAGTCCGGCGCCATGGTGCTGCAGTCCCTGCAGGCCGCAGGCGTGGACGCCTTCGGCATCGACGTGGGCGACGACCTGCTGCAACGCCTGCAGGCCGAGAAGATCGACCGCGCCTTCATCATCCTCCACGGCCGTGGCGGCGAAGACGGCAGCATGCAGGGCCTGCTGGAGTGCCTGGACATTCCCTACACCGGCAGCGGAATCCTCGCGTCGGCCCTGGCCATGGACAAGCTGCGCACCAAGCAGCTGTGGATAAGTCTGGGCCTGCCGACCCCGCGTCACGCCGTGCTGGCCAGCGAACAGGACTGCCGCCAGGCCGCCGCCGAGCTGGGCTTCCCGCTGATCGTCAAGCCGGCCCACGAAGGCTCCAGCATCGGCATGGCCAAGGTGGAGGGCGTCGAAGCCCTGATCCAGGCCTGGCAGGGCGCCGCCGTGTACGACTCGCAGGTGCTGGTGGAACAGTGGATCCAGGGTCCCGAATTCACCGTGGCCTGGTTGCGCGGCGAAGTGCTGCCGCCCATCCGCCTCGGCACCCCGCACACCTTCTACGACTACGACGCCAAGTACCTGGCCAGTGACACCCGCTACCAGATCCCCTGCGGTCTGGACGCGGACAAGGAGGAAGAGCTGAAGCAGCTCACCGCGCGCGCCTGCGAAACCCTCGGCATCCAGGGCTGGGCCCGTGCCGATGTGATGCAGGACGCCGAAGGGCGCTTCTGGCTCCTCGAAGTCAACACCGCACCAGGCATGACCGATCACAGCCTGGTGCCCATGGCCGCACGCGCTGCGGGCCTGGATTTCCAGCAACTGGTGCTGGCGATCCTGACCGACAGCGTCCAGGCAAGGGGCTGA
- a CDS encoding cell division protein FtsQ/DivIB has product MRSATIRRQEPVIGRAAPSRKPIPRGASRMVAKEPLTQRLPKPSFGFLRKLLWPVMLAVLGFGAYEAAQRLLPYADRPIAKVNVQGDLSYISQQAVQQRIAPYIAASFFSIDLAGMRRELEQMPWIAHAEVRRVWPDQVLVRLEEQLPIARWGDEALLNNQGQAFAPRELAHYEQLPQLWGPQRAQEQVMQQYQMLSQMLRPLGFSIVRLELRERGSWFLSTGQGVELLLGRDHLVDKMRRFISIYEKTLKDQITNIERVDLRYPNGLAVAWRTPIEAPATTTVAVQ; this is encoded by the coding sequence ATGCGTAGCGCCACTATCCGCCGCCAGGAACCCGTAATCGGTCGCGCCGCTCCGTCGCGCAAGCCGATACCGCGTGGCGCCAGCCGGATGGTGGCCAAGGAGCCGCTGACCCAGCGTCTGCCCAAGCCGAGCTTCGGCTTCCTGCGCAAGCTGCTCTGGCCGGTGATGCTGGCGGTGCTCGGATTCGGCGCCTACGAAGCGGCGCAACGCCTGTTGCCCTACGCCGACCGGCCCATCGCCAAGGTCAATGTGCAGGGCGACCTGAGCTACATCAGCCAGCAGGCGGTGCAGCAGCGCATCGCGCCCTACATCGCCGCGAGCTTCTTCAGCATCGACCTGGCGGGCATGCGCCGCGAGCTGGAGCAGATGCCCTGGATCGCCCACGCCGAGGTGCGCCGGGTGTGGCCGGACCAGGTGCTGGTGCGCCTGGAAGAGCAACTGCCGATCGCCCGCTGGGGTGACGAGGCGCTGTTGAACAACCAGGGCCAGGCGTTCGCCCCGCGCGAGCTGGCCCACTACGAACAACTGCCGCAGCTCTGGGGGCCGCAGCGCGCCCAGGAGCAGGTCATGCAGCAGTACCAGATGCTCAGCCAGATGCTGCGCCCGCTCGGCTTCTCCATCGTCCGGCTGGAGCTGCGCGAACGTGGCAGCTGGTTCCTGTCGACCGGTCAGGGCGTCGAGCTGCTGCTGGGACGGGATCATCTGGTGGACAAGATGCGACGTTTCATCTCGATCTACGAGAAAACGCTGAAGGACCAGATTACGAACATAGAGCGCGTCGATCTGCGCTATCCGAACGGCCTGGCTGTGGCCTGGCGGACGCCGATCGAAGCCCCCGCGACGACCACGGTCGCCGTGCAGTGA
- the ftsA gene encoding cell division protein FtsA: MASVQSGKMIVGLDIGTSKVVALVGEVAADGQLEIVGIGTHPSRGLKKGVVVNIESTVQSIQRAVEEAQLMAGCRIHSAFVGIAGNHIRSLNSHGIVAIRDREVSGADIERVLDAAQAVAIPADQRVLHTLAQDYVIDNQEGVREPLGMSGVRLEAKVHVVTCAVNAAQNIEKCVRRCGLEVDDIILEQLASAYSVITDDEKELGVCLVDIGGGTTDIAIFTEGAIRHTAVIPIAGDQVTNDIAMALRTPTQYAEEIKIRYACALAKLAGAGETIKVPSVGDRPPRELSRQALAEVVEPRYDELFTLIQAELRRSGYEDLIPAGIVLTGGTAKMEGAVELAEEIFHMPVRLGVPHSVKGLADVVRNPIYSTGVGLLMYGLRKQSDGMPVSTGSFGYAEEAKAPVLERLKRWVQGNF; the protein is encoded by the coding sequence ATGGCAAGTGTACAGAGCGGCAAGATGATCGTCGGCCTGGACATCGGCACCTCCAAGGTGGTGGCGCTGGTGGGTGAGGTCGCGGCCGATGGCCAGCTGGAGATAGTCGGCATCGGCACCCACCCCTCTCGCGGTCTGAAGAAGGGCGTGGTGGTGAACATCGAGTCCACCGTGCAATCCATCCAGCGCGCGGTGGAGGAGGCCCAGCTGATGGCGGGCTGCCGCATCCACTCGGCGTTCGTCGGCATCGCCGGCAATCACATCCGCAGCCTGAACTCCCACGGCATCGTGGCGATCCGCGACCGCGAGGTCAGCGGCGCCGATATCGAGCGTGTGCTGGATGCCGCCCAGGCGGTGGCCATCCCGGCCGACCAGCGTGTGCTGCACACCCTGGCCCAGGACTACGTGATCGATAACCAGGAAGGCGTGCGCGAGCCGCTGGGCATGTCCGGCGTGCGCCTGGAAGCCAAGGTGCATGTGGTTACCTGCGCGGTGAACGCGGCGCAGAACATCGAGAAGTGCGTGCGCCGCTGCGGCCTGGAAGTCGACGACATCATCCTCGAGCAACTGGCCTCGGCCTACTCGGTGATCACCGATGACGAGAAGGAGCTGGGTGTCTGCCTGGTGGATATCGGTGGCGGCACCACCGACATCGCCATCTTCACCGAAGGCGCCATCCGCCATACCGCGGTGATCCCGATCGCCGGCGACCAGGTCACCAACGACATCGCCATGGCCCTGCGTACGCCGACCCAGTACGCCGAGGAAATCAAGATCCGCTACGCCTGCGCCCTGGCCAAGCTGGCCGGCGCCGGCGAGACCATCAAGGTGCCGAGCGTCGGCGACCGTCCGCCGCGCGAGCTGTCGCGCCAGGCCCTGGCCGAGGTGGTGGAGCCCCGTTACGACGAGCTGTTCACCCTGATCCAGGCGGAGCTGCGTCGCAGCGGCTACGAGGACCTGATCCCGGCGGGCATCGTCCTCACCGGCGGCACCGCGAAGATGGAAGGCGCGGTCGAGCTGGCCGAAGAGATTTTCCACATGCCGGTACGCCTGGGCGTGCCGCATAGCGTGAAGGGGCTCGCGGATGTCGTGCGCAACCCCATCTATTCCACGGGCGTGGGCCTGCTGATGTACGGGCTGCGCAAGCAGTCCGACGGCATGCCTGTTTCCACTGGCAGCTTCGGTTACGCCGAAGAGGCCAAGGCACCTGTACTGGAACGGCTGAAACGCTGGGTACAGGGCAATTTTTAA
- the ftsZ gene encoding cell division protein FtsZ, protein MFELVDNVPQTAVIKVIGVGGGGGNAVNHMAKSNIEGVEFICANTDAQALKNIGARTVLQLGPGVTKGLGAGANPEVGRQAAIEDRERIAEVLQGADMVFITTGMGGGTGTGAAPVIAEVAKEMGILTVAVVTRPFPFEGRKRMQIADEGIRSLAESVDSLITIPNEKLLTILGKDASLLSAFAKADDVLAGAVRGISDIIKRPGMINVDFADVKTVMGEMGMAMMGTGCASGPNRAREATEAAIRNPLLDDVNLQGARGILVNITAGPDLSLGEYSDVGNIIEQFASEHATVKVGTVIDPDMRDELHVTVVATGLGARIEKPVKVVDNTVQAAAVATATVATRPEQSSVNYRDLDRPTVMRNQAHAGAATAAKLNTQDDLDYLDIPAFLRRQAD, encoded by the coding sequence ATGTTCGAACTCGTAGATAATGTTCCGCAAACAGCGGTCATCAAGGTAATCGGCGTCGGTGGTGGCGGTGGCAACGCCGTGAACCACATGGCCAAGAGCAACATCGAAGGCGTCGAGTTCATCTGCGCCAACACCGATGCCCAGGCGCTGAAGAACATCGGTGCGCGCACCGTGCTGCAGCTCGGCCCGGGCGTGACCAAGGGCCTGGGCGCCGGCGCCAATCCGGAAGTCGGCCGTCAGGCTGCCATCGAAGACCGCGAGCGCATCGCCGAAGTGCTGCAAGGCGCCGACATGGTCTTCATCACCACCGGCATGGGCGGCGGCACCGGTACCGGCGCGGCTCCGGTAATCGCTGAAGTGGCCAAGGAAATGGGCATCCTCACCGTTGCGGTGGTGACCCGTCCGTTCCCCTTCGAAGGTCGCAAGCGCATGCAGATCGCCGACGAAGGCATCCGCTCGCTGGCGGAGAGCGTCGACTCGCTGATCACCATCCCCAACGAGAAGCTGCTGACCATCCTCGGCAAGGACGCCAGCCTGCTGTCCGCCTTCGCCAAGGCTGACGACGTGCTCGCCGGCGCGGTGCGCGGCATCTCCGACATCATCAAGCGTCCCGGCATGATCAACGTCGACTTCGCCGACGTTAAGACCGTGATGGGTGAGATGGGCATGGCGATGATGGGTACCGGCTGCGCCAGCGGTCCGAATCGTGCTCGCGAAGCCACCGAGGCGGCCATCCGCAACCCGCTGCTGGACGACGTCAACCTGCAGGGCGCGCGCGGCATCCTGGTGAACATCACCGCCGGTCCCGACCTGTCCCTGGGCGAGTACTCCGACGTGGGTAACATCATCGAGCAGTTCGCCTCCGAGCACGCCACCGTCAAGGTGGGTACCGTGATCGATCCGGACATGCGCGACGAGCTGCACGTAACCGTAGTGGCCACTGGCCTGGGTGCGCGCATCGAGAAGCCTGTGAAGGTCGTCGACAACACCGTACAAGCCGCCGCTGTGGCCACCGCCACCGTTGCCACTCGTCCGGAGCAGTCGTCGGTGAACTACCGCGATCTGGATCGCCCGACCGTGATGCGCAACCAGGCTCACGCCGGCGCGGCCACCGCCGCAAAGCTCAACACTCAGGATGACCTGGATTATCTGGACATCCCGGCCTTCCTGCGTCGCCAGGCCGATTGA
- the lpxC gene encoding UDP-3-O-acyl-N-acetylglucosamine deacetylase yields MIRQRTLKNIIRATGVGLHSGEKVYLTLKPAPVDTGIVFRRTDLDPVVEIPARAENVGETTMSTTLINGEVKVDTVEHLLSAMAGLGIDNAYVELSASEVPIMDGSAGPFVFLIQSAGLQEQESAKKFIRILREVTVEEGDKRATFVPFDGFKVSFEIDFDHPVFRNRTQSASVDFSSTSFVKEVSRARTFGFMRDIEFLRSQNLALGGSVENAIVVDENQVLNEDGLRYEDEFVKHKILDAIGDLYLLGNSLIGEFRGFKSGHALNNRLLRQLIEQKDAWEVVTFEDARTAPISYMRPVAAV; encoded by the coding sequence ATGATCAGACAACGCACTCTCAAGAACATTATCCGTGCCACTGGCGTAGGGCTGCATTCCGGGGAAAAGGTTTACCTGACCCTGAAGCCCGCGCCGGTCGACACCGGCATAGTGTTCCGCCGTACCGACCTCGACCCCGTGGTGGAAATCCCCGCCCGCGCCGAGAATGTTGGTGAGACCACCATGTCGACCACACTGATCAACGGTGAGGTCAAGGTGGACACCGTGGAGCACCTGCTTTCGGCCATGGCTGGCCTGGGCATCGACAACGCCTACGTCGAACTCTCCGCGTCGGAAGTGCCGATCATGGACGGCAGCGCCGGTCCCTTCGTCTTCCTGATTCAATCTGCCGGTCTGCAGGAGCAGGAGTCGGCCAAGAAATTCATCCGCATCCTGCGCGAAGTGACAGTAGAAGAGGGCGACAAGCGCGCCACCTTCGTGCCCTTCGACGGATTCAAGGTGAGCTTCGAGATCGATTTCGATCACCCGGTTTTCCGCAACCGCACCCAGAGTGCGAGCGTGGACTTTTCCAGCACCTCGTTCGTCAAGGAGGTCAGCCGCGCGCGGACCTTCGGCTTCATGCGCGACATCGAGTTCCTGCGTTCGCAGAACCTGGCACTCGGCGGTAGCGTGGAGAACGCCATCGTGGTTGACGAGAACCAGGTGCTTAACGAAGACGGCCTCCGTTACGAGGACGAATTCGTCAAGCACAAGATTCTCGATGCGATCGGTGACCTCTACCTGCTCGGCAACAGCCTGATCGGCGAATTCCGTGGCTTCAAGTCGGGTCACGCGCTGAACAATCGCCTGCTTCGCCAGCTCATCGAGCAGAAGGACGCCTGGGAAGTGGTGACCTTCGAGGATGCCAGGACTGCACCTATCTCCTATATGCGACCGGTAGCAGCCGTTTAA
- a CDS encoding DUF721 domain-containing protein, whose product MAFRPLPARSPAALLREQKPLRALFNEAQRIDQLQQLLASQLQPAAREHCHVAAWREGRLLLIVTDGHWATRLRYQQTRLLRQLKGFEAFAGLERIIFKVQPSYSPATAPALEGRLSPAAAESLQATADTVTDPRLREALERLARHGKPQE is encoded by the coding sequence ATGGCGTTTCGTCCGTTGCCCGCCCGCTCCCCCGCCGCCTTGCTGCGCGAGCAGAAGCCGTTGCGCGCACTGTTCAACGAAGCCCAGCGCATCGACCAGCTCCAGCAACTGCTCGCCAGCCAGCTGCAACCGGCCGCCCGTGAGCACTGCCACGTGGCCGCCTGGCGAGAAGGCCGGCTGCTGCTGATCGTCACCGACGGCCACTGGGCTACCCGGCTGCGCTACCAGCAGACCCGCCTGCTGCGCCAGCTGAAGGGCTTCGAGGCGTTCGCCGGCCTCGAGCGGATCATCTTCAAGGTGCAACCGAGCTACAGCCCGGCCACCGCCCCCGCACTCGAAGGTCGCCTCTCCCCCGCCGCCGCCGAAAGCCTGCAGGCCACCGCCGATACCGTGACCGACCCCAGGTTGCGCGAAGCCCTGGAGCGCCTGGCGCGCCACGGCAAACCCCAGGAATGA